The Methanocalculus natronophilus genome has a segment encoding these proteins:
- a CDS encoding B3/B4 domain-containing protein, translated as MKQIQIHPDVLSRFPGIGVVEGVVTPLAITRINPDLERQKETIAGEIKARYTLDTVRDVSIFRAYRDFFWSVGVDPTKTRPASEALVRRILADKPLPTINTAVDAYNLASAETGIPLAAFDAATLQNGICMRFARNSEEFLGIGMKSPIILHENQVVLTDGEGSSPHYEMSRKPGSKEVSDEPIIAVYPFRDSDATKITTATTTIYLVACGIPGIAPEMVEQAYDLALGYLTRYAGAEDTRNTIPTRVKDQQ; from the coding sequence ATGAAACAAATCCAGATTCATCCTGATGTATTGTCCCGGTTTCCCGGTATTGGTGTTGTGGAAGGAGTGGTTACGCCTCTTGCCATCACCCGGATAAACCCGGACCTTGAGAGGCAGAAAGAGACTATAGCCGGAGAAATCAAGGCCCGCTACACCCTTGACACTGTCAGGGATGTCTCCATCTTCCGTGCGTACCGCGACTTCTTCTGGAGTGTCGGGGTTGATCCCACAAAGACCCGGCCCGCATCCGAGGCACTGGTGCGGAGGATACTGGCAGACAAACCTCTCCCGACGATAAATACCGCAGTTGATGCCTACAACCTGGCATCTGCAGAAACAGGGATACCGCTCGCCGCTTTTGATGCCGCAACCCTGCAGAACGGGATTTGTATGAGATTTGCACGCAACAGCGAAGAGTTCCTGGGCATCGGGATGAAGAGCCCGATCATCCTGCATGAGAACCAGGTTGTCCTGACAGACGGAGAAGGCAGCAGTCCGCATTATGAGATGAGCAGGAAGCCCGGTTCAAAGGAGGTATCTGATGAACCAATCATTGCAGTCTATCCTTTTCGGGACTCAGATGCAACAAAGATCACAACAGCCACAACCACAATTTACCTGGTTGCGTGCGGAATTCCGGGTATTGCCCCCGAAATGGTAGAGCAGGCATATGATCTCGCTCTTGGATACCTCACACGCTATGCAGGTGCAGAAGATACCAGGAACACAATCCCAACACGGGTGAAAGACCAGCAGTGA
- a CDS encoding histone family protein: MADLPIAAVVRIAKKNGAERVGNDAAEALVAKAEAYIADLTRKANQYAVHAGRKTIKAEDIDLAA, from the coding sequence ATGGCAGACCTACCTATTGCAGCTGTTGTAAGAATTGCAAAGAAGAATGGTGCAGAGCGTGTCGGCAATGATGCAGCAGAAGCTCTTGTTGCAAAAGCAGAAGCATACATTGCTGATCTCACCAGGAAGGCGAACCAGTACGCCGTTCACGCAGGCAGAAAGACGATCAAAGCAGAAGATATTGATCTCGCCGCGTAG